The region CAGGCCGAGACGCTGCGCCGCCCGATCGTGTGGTACGGCTACGACACGCCGACGGCGATGTTCGACCGGCACACGTACCAGAAGGGCGGGCAGGTGTTGAACCAGCTCCGCTTCGAGCTCGGCGACGAGGCGTTCTGGCGCGGGATCAACCGCTACGTCGAGCAGAACCGCTATCGCACGGTCGAGCTCGACGACCTCCGCCAGGCGTTCGAGGAGGTGACGGGCCGGAGCCTGCGCCGCTTTTTCGACCAGTGGTTCCGCGAGCCCGGCCACCCCGTCCTCGACGTGGAGCAGGCGTACTTCGCGGGCAGCACGCTCTACACGGTGCAGGTCGTGCAGCGGCAAGACCTGAAAGAATCGCCCGTGTTCGCTTTCGACGTGAACGTGGAGCTGAACTACCCGACCCGCCCGACGGAAGTCCGCCGCGTGCGGATCGCCGCGGCCGATACGACGCTGCGGTTCAAGGTCCCCGAGAAGCCGTCGTTCGTCCGTTTCAACGAAGGCAACTGGGCGTTCGTTGAGGCAACGATCGAGCAGCCGCTCAGCGAGACGCTCGTGCAGGCGGTGTCCGACGATGAGATGGCGGGCCGCTACGCCGCTATCGTTTCGCTGTCGAAGCAGGAGTTGAATCCGCAGGTTCGCGCTGCGCTTGTCCAGACAGCGACGGAAGACGAGCACGCCTTCGTCCGCGAGCGCGCCGCCGAGGCGCTGGAGCGCTACGCGCAGATCGCCGAGGTCCGCAGCGTCCTCGCCGGGCTCGCCCAGCGCGACGACGCGCCGTCTGTGCGCCGCGCCGCGCTCACGAGCATCGCAGGGCCCTCGGCGCAGGCGAAGCCCGTGCTGCAAGCGGCGCTCGCCGATCCGTCGTACCTCACGCAGGCCACGGCCGTCCGCCTCTTCGCCGAGCACTTCCGCAGCGAGGCGTTCGACGCCTTCCGGCCGCTCTTCGACCTCGCCTCGTGGCGGGGGACCGTAGAGGAAGCGCTCATCGAGACGATCACGAAGTACCGCCTCGGCGAGATGGAAGGTGTCGGCGTGCTGACGGCGAAGACGGGCGTGATGAATCCCGACAACGTTCGGCTCGCCGCCATCAATGGCCTCCTCGTCTGGGCGCGTCGGGATGAAGACGTGCGGCCCGTCGCGGCGTCCGCACTCGCCCGGCTCGTCGGCGACGAGCGGCCCGGCGTCCGCCAGGCCGTCGCCTCGGCGCTCGCCGAGATCGGCGACGAGGCGTCGATCGCCGCGCTCGAAGCGCAGGTCGAGGTCGAGCGCGACCCCGTCGTAGAGGCGGCGCTGCGCGGGGCGGTCGAGCAGATCAAAAAGGGCTCGACGCAGGTGCGGGCCGGTGAGTAAAGCGTGAAGCGTAAAACGTAAGGGTGCCAGCACGCATACGTTTGCGCGTACACTCCCACACCTCCACACTCTCAAACCCCTACACTTCCAATTCCCAACGCACCATGGACCCCCAACTGTTAGAGCGCATCCACGCGCTCGGAGGCTATCTTTGACGTCGCTCATCGACGGGACAAGCTGGCCGAACTCCAGCAAAAGCGCCTCGACCCGACGTTCTGGGACGACCCCTACTCGGCGCAGCAAGTAGAGCAGGACATCGCGGCCGAGAAGGAGTGGGTGGACGCCTACGACGCGCTCGTGCAGCGGCAGGAAGACATCGAGACCCTCGCCGAGATGCAGGCCGAGGCCGACGACGCCGACCTCTCCGACGAGATCGAGCGGGAGTCCGAGGCGCTGCGGCAGGCGCTCGACGCGCTCGAACTGCGCGGCATGCTCGCCGGGCCGGACGACCACCGCAACGCGATCCTCACGATCCACCCCGGCGCGGGCGGCACCGAAGCCCAGGACTGGGGCGAGATGCTGCTGCGGATGTACACCCGCTGGGCCGATACGCAGGGCTATAAGACCGAGATGCTGGAATACCAGCCGGGAGAAGGCGCGGGCATCAAGAGCGCCTCGCTCCGCATCGAGGGTCGCTTCGCCTACGGCTACCTCAAGGCCGAGAACGGCGTCCACCGCCTCGTCCGCATCTCGCCGTTCGACTCGTCGGGCCGCCGCCACACCTCGTTCACGAGCGTGTTCGTCTATCCCGAAGTCGACGACTCGATCCAGGTCGACGTCAAGCCGGCGGATCTGGAGCTTCAGAAGTTCCACTCCGGCGGGAAGGGCGGGCAGAACGTGAACAAGGTCGAGACCGGCGTCCGCTACATCTGGACCGGCCAGCTCTCGAATGGAGAAGACGCCCGCGTCGTGGCCGAGTGCACCGAGGAGCGGAGCCAGCTTCAGAACCGCGAGCGCGCGCTGACGATGCTCAAGAGCCGGATCTACCAGCTCGAACAAGACATCAAAGAGGCGGCGAAGAACGAACAGGAGGCGTCGAAGAAGAAGATCGAGTGGGGCAGCCAGATCCGCTCGTACGTCTTCCAGCCCTACACGATGGTCAACGACCACCGCACCGAGACGAAGGTGACGGACGTGCAGAGCGTGATGGACGGCGACCTCGAACCGTTCATCAAAGCCTTCCTTTTGCAGGAGGGACTCAGTCAGGATTGAGCGATGCGACTTCTAGCGATACGTGAGGGGACGGTAGGGGCGCAGCATGCTGTGCCCCTACGATGGCTCGTGCCGATCTCCTTGCTGCTGTCTTTCGCTGCGTGTAGCGCACGATCAACGGGTCCCAGACCTGACGCGGCCGGAGACGATCCGAATCCGTCCCGCATGTTGGATCTCGAACAGGAGGTGTGGAGAATGGCAGGCCGATTGGAGGCGGGGTCGGAAGACGAATGCCGTGTTCTCGAAGTAGGAATAGAGCCTGGCGGGGAAGTGTGTGCTTACTTGTCTTTTGCACCGGGCTCTATCAGCGCAGACTCACTCGTCCATATGGTCATGCAGTACAATGAGAGCTATCTGGAGTATCGAGATTTGGTCGATGGCTATCTGCTAGCTGACCCTTCGCTTTACGATCCATGCTTCGGAGTAACGCCTCCGAAGCGCCCCGAGGTGCGTATCGAAAATCAGCGATGTACGACTGACCCGCCCCAGTCTCCGCCTTTCCTACAATGGCTTCGTCAGAACAATGGCTGAACGGTACGATTTCCTCGTCATCGGCAGTGGGGTGGCTGGACTGTCGTTCGCCCTCCGCGCGGCCGAGCACGGCACCGTCGCCGTCGTCACGAAAAAGGCGTCGGCGGAGTCGAACACGAACTACGCGCAGGGTGGGATCGCGGCGGTGATGGACCCGGCGGACTCCGTCGAGGACCACGTCAGCGACACGCTCATCGCCGGGGCGGGGCTGTGCGACGAGGAGGTCGTGCGGATCGTCGTGACGGAGGGGCCGGAGCGGGTGCGCGAGCTGATGGCGCTCGGGGCAGACTTTGACCAGGAAGGCGAGGCGCCGGACGCGCCGCTCCACCTCGGCCGCGAGGGCGGGCACTCGGCGCACCGGATTGTCCATGCCGCCGACATGACGGGCCGGGAGGTCGAGCGGACGCTGCTCGCAAAAGTCCGTGACCACGCGAACATCGACCTGCTCGAATACCACTTCGCCGTCGATCTCATCACGGAGCACCACCTCGGCATCGACGTCGGCGCGATCTGGCCTGATCTCCACTGCTTCGGGGCCTACGTGCTCAACGAGGAGACGGGGCAGGTGATGACCGTGCTCGCGAAGGCGACGCTCCTCGCGGCCGGCGGCGCGGGGCAGGTCTACCTCCACACCACAAACCCGTCGGTGGCGACCGGCGACGGCGTGGCGATGGCGTACCGGGCGAAGGCGCGGATCGCGAATATGGAGTTCATCCAGTTCCATCCGACGAGCCTCTACGGCTCGGCCGACCAGTTCGGCGGTCGGAGCTTCCTCATCACCGAGGCGGTGCGCGGCGACGGCGGCATCCTCCGCAACCAGGCCGGCGAGCGGTTCATGCCCGGCTACGACGAGCGCGCCGAGCTCGCCCCGCGCGACATCGTCGCCCGCGCCATCGACGACCAGCTCAAGCGGCGCGGCGAGCCGTTCGTCTGGCTCGACATCTCGCACAAACCGAAGGA is a window of Rhodothermales bacterium DNA encoding:
- a CDS encoding M1 family aminopeptidase; amino-acid sequence: MPRFLFAAVIAISFAVAGCSSTQEVYEITEVDRPAEYASDSLTFEAQRARVDYIQPARVTPDVAPDRDYDLLTTALDVSFDFADEAVVGTARHTLSPLRNGLARFYFHAEAMEIQSVRQVVDGEDVGVGFEYDSTRLTIVPREPLALDSAYTFVVDYVAHPTRGAGQGSLGDGGKGLYFIDPMGTDPYRPTQIWTQGQAESNRRWFPTWDYPNDRMAFEITMTVPDSLVTASNGALVEQTPMPNGLRRDRWALSGDQPAYLAAVAAGAFAVVRDSVVSTDGRTIPVEYFVEPAFAEAAGRIFGETPAMIRYFEEKIGVPYPWQNYKQMPVRDFTAGGMENTTITKLYEWIQTDERAYLDVTGRDLIVHELAHQWFGDLLTAEDWANLALNESFASYLEEVYIEDTEGRADAQAHGIEDRLAYFEQAETLRRPIVWYGYDTPTAMFDRHTYQKGGQVLNQLRFELGDEAFWRGINRYVEQNRYRTVELDDLRQAFEEVTGRSLRRFFDQWFREPGHPVLDVEQAYFAGSTLYTVQVVQRQDLKESPVFAFDVNVELNYPTRPTEVRRVRIAAADTTLRFKVPEKPSFVRFNEGNWAFVEATIEQPLSETLVQAVSDDEMAGRYAAIVSLSKQELNPQVRAALVQTATEDEHAFVRERAAEALERYAQIAEVRSVLAGLAQRDDAPSVRRAALTSIAGPSAQAKPVLQAALADPSYLTQATAVRLFAEHFRSEAFDAFRPLFDLASWRGTVEEALIETITKYRLGEMEGVGVLTAKTGVMNPDNVRLAAINGLLVWARRDEDVRPVAASALARLVGDERPGVRQAVASALAEIGDEASIAALEAQVEVERDPVVEAALRGAVEQIKKGSTQVRAGE
- the nadB gene encoding L-aspartate oxidase, which encodes MAERYDFLVIGSGVAGLSFALRAAEHGTVAVVTKKASAESNTNYAQGGIAAVMDPADSVEDHVSDTLIAGAGLCDEEVVRIVVTEGPERVRELMALGADFDQEGEAPDAPLHLGREGGHSAHRIVHAADMTGREVERTLLAKVRDHANIDLLEYHFAVDLITEHHLGIDVGAIWPDLHCFGAYVLNEETGQVMTVLAKATLLAAGGAGQVYLHTTNPSVATGDGVAMAYRAKARIANMEFIQFHPTSLYGSADQFGGRSFLITEAVRGDGGILRNQAGERFMPGYDERAELAPRDIVARAIDDQLKRRGEPFVWLDISHKPKDEILRHFPNIAETLDERFGIDMTKEPIPIVPAAHYLCGGVVVDTKARTSIAGLFACGEVTCSGLHGANRLASNSLLEALVYAERALEPAVAYAAENAINDAVPEWDQSGTANPQEWVLVAQNQLEVRQVMSNYVGIVRSMLRLDRARRRVELLHEETEDFYKRTTVSSGLCELRNLVAVAHLIVLSAMQRTESRGLHYMTDFPEPDPAQRFDTVLSYTFEEA
- the prfB gene encoding peptide chain release factor 2 (programmed frameshift) encodes the protein MDPQLLERIHALGGYLDVAHRRDKLAELQQKRLDPTFWDDPYSAQQVEQDIAAEKEWVDAYDALVQRQEDIETLAEMQAEADDADLSDEIERESEALRQALDALELRGMLAGPDDHRNAILTIHPGAGGTEAQDWGEMLLRMYTRWADTQGYKTEMLEYQPGEGAGIKSASLRIEGRFAYGYLKAENGVHRLVRISPFDSSGRRHTSFTSVFVYPEVDDSIQVDVKPADLELQKFHSGGKGGQNVNKVETGVRYIWTGQLSNGEDARVVAECTEERSQLQNRERALTMLKSRIYQLEQDIKEAAKNEQEASKKKIEWGSQIRSYVFQPYTMVNDHRTETKVTDVQSVMDGDLEPFIKAFLLQEGLSQD